In Carnobacteriaceae bacterium zg-84, the genomic window ATGTTTTATTGAACTAGACGACGTGAGTGGTAAAGCGAAAAAAATTGAAAATATTATGATTAATCCAGATAGACAATTATAATAGAAACAACACATTTAAAATTTATGGATAAGAGAATAATGTTAAACGAGTGTTTTACTTCTTAATATTACTCTCTTACTCTTTTTTCTTGGGATGATAAGGAGGATTTCATGACAGAAACACCATTTAAGCAAGCGTTTTTTCATAGTTTACCCATTTGCTTAGGGTATTTATGTCTTGGAAGTGCATTTGCTTTGTTGATGTTACAATCGGGATTTCAATGGTATTGGGCAGTTTTGATGAGTATTGTCATTTATGCAGGCTCTATGCAGTTTGCATTAGTATCTTTATTAGCAACACAAACACCATTATGGTTCATTGCGTTGATGACTGTTGTTATCAATGGCAGGCATCTGTTTTACGGTATTCGATTTGTTGAGTTATTCAAAAAAATGGGTTGGAAATATCCATACATGATTTTTTCATTAACGGATGAAACATTTTCTGTCTTACTCGGTGTCAAATTGACAGATGAGCATCAAGATATTGCCTTTTATATTGCGTTATTCAATCATATTTATTGGATTAGTGGGACAATATTAGGATGTATTTTGGGGAATACATTGCCTATTGATATGAAAGGTGTCGAATTTTCTATGACGGCTTTATTCATTGTGATTGTCATTGAGCAGTGGAAGCAATCAATTTCTAAATTGCCTTTTTTAATAGGGGGAGTAACAGGTCTGGCAATGATACATCTATTCGGGACAAAGTATTTTTTGATATATAGTTTATGCTGTATTATTTTTTTACTCGTCCTTTTTTATGATAAAAAACAAGGAGAAAATATGGTATGATATATGTACTACTGGGGATAATGATAGCTAGTTTTGTCACTTTTTTTATTCGTGCAATACCATTTATTGTCTTATCAAAAATGAAAAAAGTACCTAGCTTATTAGAATATTTAAAAGATGTATTGCCACAGGCAATCATGACACTACTTGTGTTGTATTCAGTCAAAGATTATTTATATACAGATACAAAAACAATGTTGACTGTATGTATAATGAGTGGGGTTGTTGTACTTGTACACCTTTGGAAGAGAAACGTACTATTAAGTGTATTAGTGCCAACTATTTTATTTATGATGCTTATTTAAATAAGCGTTCTTTATTATTTTGTGCTTAATTTTAATGACCAACATAGGACGAGATGATGGTAAGTGACTCTTAGCAACACAAGACAACATTTTGTCACATAATGAGTAAAAAATACAAAAAATAAATGGGGGAAAAGGGTAGTATGTAACGAATAATCATAATTTTTGGTATAAAAAACCAATAGATATAAATAGCATAGTCTTATCAATCATTAAAGTTAAGAGTGTAGGATACTTACTGTATCTTACAAAAACAACTATTAAGCTGATTATGTAAAATGTATACTTGATAAAGTATCTACATTTGTTTGGAATGTTATGTGAAGTAAGGAGAAACGAGCCATGACTTATCATTAGGAGGAAGAACAATGAAGTATGGTTATGTACGGGTATCCACAAAAGAACAAAATATAGATAGACAAATGACAGCGATGCTTAAAGAAAAAATAGATAGAAAATATATTTATATTGATAAGCTATCAGGAAAAGATTTTAAACGTCCTATGTATAAAAGAATGGTAAAACGAATGCAAAAGGGGGATGAGTTAGTTATAAAGTCAATAGATAGACTAGGAAGAAATTATGACGAAATCATTGAGCAGTGGCGCTATTTAATTAAGGAAAAAGAAATTGACATTACTGTTTTAGATTTTCCATTATTGAATACTAACTCAGAAATTGACAATATTACAGGTAAATTTATTTCTGGATTGGCACTGCAAATACTGTCTTATGTGGCTCAAGTTGAACGAGAAAACACAAAGCAAAGGCAAATGGAAGGTATCGAAGAAGCAAAGAAAAAAGGAATACAATTTGGTAGACCTAGGAAAAAAAGACCAAGTTATTTCCATGAATTTTATACTTTGTGGAAAAGAAAAGAAATCACAATTCGAGAAGGTGCAAAACAATTAGGGGTATCTAAGACCACATTTCATAATTGGTTGCAAGAGGAATATGAGGAAGCACACGAATTGAATAAATATAGATAGCAAAAGAGGTAAATGGGTACATTAGTATCCACTTACCTCTTTTATTTTAAGCAAAACGTACAAGATATGTGAGATTTGTTTATTTTTCTTTTAAAAGACTGAAATTCGTATGTCTGCTTGCTTCAAAAATCATGGATGTATCTCGTCTTAATTCACTGTTTTTCTCATAATCTAATTGGAAAATACATGAATATAAAACATCGAGTAAATAGGTGATAGAAGCATCATTTGCATATGTGGCAATTTTAGAATACAAACGTTCTCTAGTAGACATTTTTAAGACGCATTGTGCTAGTTTTGAAATACTGCTTTCTCCAATATTGGTGATGACAATCATAGGAACTTGTTTCCGATGTAATAGTTGAGCAATTTTAACAATAGTTTCTGTTTCCCCAGAATAACTAATGATAATTGCACATTCTTCTTTATTGGCAAGAGTAGCTTCAAACATTGCTTCACCTTGAACAGTATGAACATCTACTCTCTTTTTAATACG contains:
- a CDS encoding AzlD domain-containing protein; this encodes MIYVLLGIMIASFVTFFIRAIPFIVLSKMKKVPSLLEYLKDVLPQAIMTLLVLYSVKDYLYTDTKTMLTVCIMSGVVVLVHLWKRNVLLSVLVPTILFMMLI
- a CDS encoding AzlC family ABC transporter permease, whose translation is MTETPFKQAFFHSLPICLGYLCLGSAFALLMLQSGFQWYWAVLMSIVIYAGSMQFALVSLLATQTPLWFIALMTVVINGRHLFYGIRFVELFKKMGWKYPYMIFSLTDETFSVLLGVKLTDEHQDIAFYIALFNHIYWISGTILGCILGNTLPIDMKGVEFSMTALFIVIVIEQWKQSISKLPFLIGGVTGLAMIHLFGTKYFLIYSLCCIIFLLVLFYDKKQGENMV
- a CDS encoding recombinase family protein, coding for MKYGYVRVSTKEQNIDRQMTAMLKEKIDRKYIYIDKLSGKDFKRPMYKRMVKRMQKGDELVIKSIDRLGRNYDEIIEQWRYLIKEKEIDITVLDFPLLNTNSEIDNITGKFISGLALQILSYVAQVERENTKQRQMEGIEEAKKKGIQFGRPRKKRPSYFHEFYTLWKRKEITIREGAKQLGVSKTTFHNWLQEEYEEAHELNKYR